A genome region from Triticum aestivum cultivar Chinese Spring chromosome 2B, IWGSC CS RefSeq v2.1, whole genome shotgun sequence includes the following:
- the LOC123043961 gene encoding uncharacterized protein: MQPPLELSPPAPATREVVVAEWPSKKICHCLVSTSASSEQRVWADLPDSLLHLIIALLSSFHDLLAFTGTCHSWRAAVFSFPLSIYAFVFPPLHLKAGLRRANWHCNTSYNLLSNYKWHLCDLVRTNLSLRRSAPRNTPNYMRYLGCSYGHLIFSCVEHLLLVDVYTCTKVKPPKLHTNSDCVIDSAILMAPLSSSNSCLLLFSNLFIFQWQVGTNSWTEYPLVSEHFLIQIVLFKGQMFAIDFPQTLKTISLAPQPNVQEVDVVWGEDIVVGLNYDPWLVVCGDMLLMVDLVDDLISNGTFQVFRFDSSAEPAKWTKMEKLENWALFISLDRRSPTFSCMNPEKWGGKSNCIYVPSASKDSDEPWIAVELGQAVYSITRSDSYILEGKSNQLESLWVLPSLVYGVGQ; encoded by the exons ATGCAGCCGCCGCTCGAGCTCTCGCCGCCGGCACCTGCCACTAG AGAAGTGGTCGTCGCAGAGTGGCCATCTAAGAAAATCTGCCACTGCTTGGTCTCTACCTCAGCCTCATCTGAACAACGTGTTTGGGCGGACCTACCAGACAGCCTGCTTCACCTAATCATTGCTCTCTTAAGCTCATTCCATGACCTCCTTGCTTTTACTGGCACCTGTCACTCTTGGCGTGCTGCGGTCTTTTCCTTCCCATTATCcatatatgcctttgtcttcccACCTCTCCATCTCAAAGCAGGTTTGCGTAGGGCTAATTGGCATTGCAACACAAGTTACAATCTCTTATCGAACTACAAATGGCATCTTTGTGATCTTGTGAGGACAAACTTATCTCTTCGCCGCTCAGCTCCCCGTAATACTCCAAATTACATGCGCTATTTGGGCTGCTCATATGGGCATCTTATCTTCTCCTGTGTGGAGCACCTTCTCCTTGTCGATGTTTACACATGTACTAAGGTGAAGCCACCCAAACTCCACACCAACAGCGATTGTGTGATCGATAGTGCCATTCTTATGGCTCCACTCAGTTCATCCAACTCGTGTCTCCTCCTTTTCTCGAATTTATTCATCTTCCAGTGGCAGGTTGGAACAAATTCGTGGACAGAGTACCCTCTTGTTTCTGAACACTTTCTTATTCAGATTGTTTTGTTCAAAGGTCAGATGTTTGCCATAGACTTTCCCCAGACGCTGAAAACTATATCCTTGGCACCTCAGCCCAACGTGCAGGAAGTCGATGTTGTGTGGGGAGAGGACATTGTTGTTGGCTTGAATTATGATCCATGGTTGGTGGTCTGTGGTGACATGCTTCTCATGGTTGATCTTGTTGATGACTTGATAAGCAATGGCACCTTTCAGGTCTTCCGCTTTGATTCTTCAGCCGAACCAGCTAagtggacaaagatggagaagttgGAAAACTGGGCTCTCTTTATCAGCCTTGATAGGAGGAGCCCTACATTTTCTTGCATGAACCCTGAAAAATGGGGCGGAAAGAGTAACTGCATTTATGTTCCAAGTGCGTCCAAAGACTCTGATGAACCTTGGATTGCTGTAGAGCTTGGTCAGGCAGTTTACAGTATAACTCGCTCGGATTCATACATTCTAGAAGGCAAAAGCAATCAGCTTGAGAGCCTCTGGGTGCTCCCCAGTTTGGTCTATGGTGTTGGCCAGTGA